One Cellulomonas sp. NS3 genomic region harbors:
- a CDS encoding carbohydrate ABC transporter permease, translating to MTRRVGRPLVLAALVAATVVFVYPFVWLVSASFKPRGEVFDNRLVPETFTLDNYVQVWREVPMAQWLGNTTLVTVLAGITVTLSSAAVAWGFAYFRFRGRGFLFGLVLATMMLPGAVTLIPTYLIWKELGFVGTLTPLWAGNLFGSAFYIFLIRQFFLGLPRELFEAAQLDGAGNWTIFRAIALPLARPALVLTLLFETQAAWTDLMRPLIYVQDSDKFTVPRGLKALLDQYGFGGEWHWEIVVTASVIATLPMILLFFVGQRHFVQGIATTGSKG from the coding sequence GTGACCCGCCGCGTGGGCCGCCCGCTCGTCCTCGCGGCGCTCGTCGCCGCGACCGTCGTGTTCGTCTACCCGTTCGTGTGGCTCGTGAGCGCGTCGTTCAAGCCGCGCGGCGAGGTCTTCGACAACCGGCTCGTGCCCGAGACCTTCACTCTCGACAACTACGTGCAGGTGTGGCGCGAGGTGCCGATGGCCCAGTGGCTCGGCAACACCACGCTCGTGACCGTCCTCGCGGGGATCACCGTGACCCTGTCGAGCGCGGCCGTCGCGTGGGGGTTCGCGTACTTCCGGTTCCGGGGGCGCGGGTTCCTGTTCGGGCTCGTCCTCGCCACGATGATGCTGCCCGGCGCGGTCACGCTCATCCCGACGTACCTGATCTGGAAGGAGCTGGGCTTCGTCGGGACGCTGACGCCGCTGTGGGCCGGGAACCTGTTCGGGAGCGCGTTCTACATCTTCCTGATCCGGCAGTTCTTCCTCGGGCTGCCGCGCGAGCTGTTCGAGGCCGCGCAGCTCGACGGCGCCGGGAACTGGACGATCTTCCGCGCCATCGCCCTGCCGCTCGCACGCCCCGCGCTGGTGCTCACCCTGCTGTTCGAGACCCAGGCCGCATGGACCGACCTCATGCGCCCGCTGATCTACGTGCAGGACTCCGACAAGTTCACCGTCCCCCGCGGGCTCAAGGCGCTGCTCGACCAGTACGGGTTCGGCGGGGAGTGGCACTGGGAGATCGTCGTGACCGCCTCGGTCATCGCGACGCTGCCGATGATCCTGCTGTTCTTCGTCGGTCAGCGGCACTTCGTGCAGGGCATCGCGACGACGGGCTCGAAGGGCTGA
- a CDS encoding SDR family oxidoreductase, translating into MTVTDSRDARDTAPHRDAEAHPTDERPTAARPDEQPDARADEQPEEHGPGVGDADLATFLRVVDQLVALPHDHPQHAVARRATSGLFKAVKKQRRTQKRAAISAADRAVVAATATGSPGRIDDETLGIPLVSNARGATAGTLLKARPCYICKELYTEVDAFYHQLCPSCAALNHAKRDARTDLTGRRALLTGGRAKIGMYIALRLLRDGAHTTITTRFPRDAARRFAAMPDAADWLDRLEIVGIDLRDPAQVVALADSVAAAGPLDVLINNAAQTVRRSPGAYSRLADAELAPLPAGPLPAIRTFGHTSDAHPRALAGAVSELTSPALALAAADADALTAQALTAHAASLERLVAGTSIDAGGLVPDTHDTNSWVATVDEVDPMELLEVQLCNQTAPFILVSRLRPAMRAASARRTYVVNVSAMEGVFSRGYKGPGHPHTNMAKAALNMLTRTSAAELATDGILMTAVDTGWITDERPHPTKVRLAEEGFHAPLDLVDGAARVYDPIVRGEAGEDLFGCFLKDYARSAW; encoded by the coding sequence ATGACCGTCACCGACAGCCGCGACGCGCGCGACACCGCCCCGCACCGGGACGCCGAGGCACACCCCACCGACGAGCGCCCCACCGCCGCCCGGCCCGACGAGCAGCCGGACGCGCGGGCGGACGAGCAGCCCGAGGAGCACGGGCCCGGCGTCGGGGACGCGGACCTCGCGACGTTCCTGCGCGTCGTCGACCAGCTCGTCGCACTCCCCCACGACCACCCCCAGCACGCCGTCGCCCGGCGCGCGACGTCGGGGCTGTTCAAGGCCGTGAAGAAGCAGCGCCGCACCCAGAAGCGCGCCGCGATCAGCGCCGCGGACCGCGCCGTCGTCGCCGCGACCGCGACCGGCAGCCCGGGGCGCATCGACGACGAGACCCTCGGGATCCCGCTCGTGTCGAACGCGCGCGGCGCGACCGCCGGGACGCTGCTCAAGGCCCGCCCCTGCTACATCTGCAAGGAGCTCTACACCGAGGTCGACGCGTTCTACCACCAGCTGTGCCCGTCGTGCGCGGCGCTCAACCACGCGAAGCGCGACGCCCGCACCGACCTGACCGGACGCCGCGCGCTCCTCACGGGCGGGCGCGCCAAGATCGGCATGTACATCGCGCTGCGCCTCCTGCGCGACGGCGCGCACACGACGATCACGACCCGGTTCCCGCGCGACGCGGCCCGGCGCTTCGCCGCGATGCCCGACGCCGCCGACTGGCTCGACCGGCTCGAGATCGTCGGGATAGACCTGCGCGACCCCGCCCAGGTCGTCGCGCTCGCCGACTCGGTCGCCGCCGCCGGACCGCTCGACGTCCTGATCAACAACGCCGCGCAGACCGTGCGCCGCTCCCCCGGCGCGTACTCCCGCCTCGCCGACGCCGAGCTGGCCCCCCTGCCCGCCGGCCCGCTCCCGGCGATCCGCACGTTCGGGCACACCAGCGACGCCCACCCCCGCGCGCTCGCCGGCGCGGTCAGCGAGCTCACCAGCCCGGCGCTCGCCCTCGCCGCGGCGGACGCCGACGCGCTCACCGCGCAGGCCCTCACCGCGCACGCCGCGTCGCTCGAGCGCCTCGTCGCGGGCACGTCGATCGACGCGGGCGGGCTCGTCCCGGACACCCACGACACGAACAGCTGGGTCGCGACGGTCGACGAGGTCGACCCGATGGAGCTGCTCGAGGTCCAGCTGTGCAACCAGACCGCGCCGTTCATCCTCGTCAGCCGCCTGCGCCCGGCGATGCGGGCCGCGAGCGCCCGGCGCACGTACGTCGTGAACGTCTCGGCGATGGAGGGAGTGTTCTCGCGCGGCTACAAGGGCCCGGGGCACCCGCACACCAACATGGCGAAGGCCGCGCTCAACATGCTCACGCGCACGAGCGCCGCGGAGCTCGCGACTGACGGCATCCTCATGACGGCGGTGGACACGGGCTGGATCACCGACGAGCGCCCCCACCCGACGAAGGTGCGCCTCGCCGAGGAGGGCTTCCACGCCCCGCTCGACCTGGTCGACGGCGCCGCGCGCGTGTACGACCCGATCGTGCGCGGCGAGGCGGGCGAGGACCTGTTCGGCTGCTTCCTCAAGGACTACGCCCGCTCGGCGTGGTGA
- a CDS encoding TOBE domain-containing protein, which translates to MTHFRIAEAAELLGVSDDTVRRWVDSGLLRAGWDSAGRRLIDGADLAARAVQNARTPEDPGAGASSARNRFVGLVTAITADTVMAQVELQCGPHRVVSLMSSEAVRELGLHVGALAVAVVKATTVMVETPGTSR; encoded by the coding sequence GTGACGCACTTCCGGATCGCCGAGGCCGCCGAGCTGCTCGGGGTGAGCGACGACACCGTGCGCCGCTGGGTCGACTCCGGCCTGCTGCGCGCCGGCTGGGACAGCGCCGGGCGCCGCCTCATCGACGGCGCGGACCTCGCCGCGCGCGCCGTCCAGAACGCCCGCACCCCCGAGGACCCGGGCGCGGGCGCCAGCTCCGCGCGCAACCGGTTCGTCGGCCTCGTCACCGCGATCACCGCCGACACGGTCATGGCCCAGGTCGAGCTCCAGTGCGGCCCGCACCGCGTCGTGTCCCTCATGTCGAGCGAGGCGGTGCGCGAGCTCGGCCTGCACGTGGGGGCGCTCGCGGTTGCGGTGGTCAAGGCCACGACGGTCATGGTCGAGACGCCCGGCACGAGCCGGTGA
- the modA gene encoding molybdate ABC transporter substrate-binding protein: MSTARPGPRSGATTARPGAARDGGPRRAPGTGTVSPRLRLRATPGSRARRAALAVLATGAALVLAACGTPAGGQDPVRVLAAASLHGPLDELLALHAERAGGPAPQVTYDGSAALLVQLREGAVADVVVLADAASTARAADDGPLADQGVEIAANTLRIAVAPGNPLAVAGLADLARPDVAVVLCAAPVPCGAATRTLLADAGVDVPRASEEQAVTAVLAKVASGEADAGVVYVTDVLGARGAVDGVEIPGAARARTTVSAAVLDGAPQPDRARDLVALLASPDARAVLARHGFEAP, encoded by the coding sequence GTGAGCACGGCCCGCCCGGGACCGCGGTCCGGCGCGACGACGGCGCGGCCGGGCGCGGCACGGGACGGCGGACCACGCCGGGCACCCGGGACCGGGACCGTCTCGCCCCGGCTCCGGCTCCGGGCGACGCCCGGGTCGCGTGCGCGCCGGGCCGCCCTCGCGGTGCTCGCGACCGGCGCCGCCCTCGTCCTCGCCGCGTGCGGGACGCCGGCCGGCGGCCAGGACCCCGTGCGCGTGCTCGCGGCCGCCTCGCTGCACGGGCCGCTCGACGAGCTCCTCGCGCTGCACGCCGAGCGTGCGGGCGGACCGGCGCCGCAGGTGACGTACGACGGGTCGGCGGCGCTGCTCGTCCAGCTGCGCGAGGGAGCCGTCGCCGACGTCGTGGTGCTCGCCGACGCGGCGTCGACCGCCCGGGCCGCGGACGACGGGCCGCTCGCGGACCAGGGCGTCGAGATCGCCGCCAACACGCTCCGGATCGCCGTCGCCCCCGGGAACCCCCTCGCCGTCGCGGGGCTGGCCGACCTCGCACGCCCGGACGTCGCGGTCGTGCTGTGCGCGGCGCCCGTCCCGTGCGGCGCGGCCACCCGCACGCTGCTGGCCGACGCCGGCGTCGACGTCCCGCGCGCGAGCGAGGAGCAGGCGGTGACGGCCGTCCTGGCGAAGGTCGCCTCGGGCGAGGCGGACGCCGGCGTCGTCTACGTCACGGACGTGCTCGGTGCCCGGGGCGCGGTCGACGGGGTCGAGATCCCCGGGGCGGCGCGGGCGCGCACCACGGTGAGCGCGGCGGTGCTGGACGGCGCCCCGCAGCCGGACCGGGCCCGCGACCTCGTCGCCCTGCTCGCCTCGCCGGACGCGCGCGCGGTGCTCGCCCGCCACGGCTTCGAGGCGCCGTGA
- a CDS encoding ABC transporter permease has protein sequence MPRTVAVAAAAGLALLVLPVLALLLRADWAGLPAAVTSPEAVAALSLSLRTGAAATALCVVLGVPLAVLLARSATRTADVVRALVTLPLVLPPTVGGIALLYLLGRQGLAGEHLDALLGVRVPFTTAAVVLAQTFVALPFLVLAVEGSLRTLGTGYETVAATLGAGRWTVLRRVTLPLAAPGLASGTVLCFARALGEFGATALFAGNVPGVTRTMPLAIYTAFNGAGVSPDTAVALSLLLVAVAVVILVVARAWRPGVRG, from the coding sequence GTGCCGCGCACCGTGGCGGTCGCCGCGGCCGCGGGGCTCGCCCTGCTCGTGCTGCCCGTGCTGGCGCTGCTCCTGCGCGCCGACTGGGCGGGCCTGCCCGCGGCGGTCACGTCCCCGGAGGCCGTCGCCGCGCTGAGCCTGTCCCTGCGCACCGGTGCGGCCGCGACCGCCCTGTGCGTCGTCCTCGGGGTCCCGCTCGCGGTGCTCCTGGCGCGCTCGGCGACGCGTACCGCGGACGTGGTGCGCGCGCTCGTGACCCTCCCGCTCGTGCTGCCCCCGACGGTCGGGGGGATCGCGCTGCTGTACCTCCTGGGCCGGCAGGGGCTCGCCGGGGAGCACCTCGACGCGCTGCTCGGGGTGCGGGTGCCGTTCACGACCGCCGCGGTCGTGCTGGCCCAGACGTTCGTCGCGCTGCCGTTCCTCGTGCTCGCCGTCGAGGGGTCGCTGCGCACGCTCGGCACCGGGTACGAGACGGTGGCGGCGACGCTGGGGGCGGGCCGCTGGACGGTGCTGCGCCGCGTCACGCTCCCGCTCGCCGCGCCGGGCCTCGCGAGCGGGACGGTGCTGTGCTTCGCCCGGGCCCTCGGCGAGTTCGGGGCGACCGCCCTGTTCGCCGGCAACGTGCCCGGGGTGACCCGCACGATGCCGCTCGCGATCTACACCGCGTTCAACGGCGCAGGGGTCTCCCCGGACACCGCCGTGGCGCTGTCGCTGCTCCTGGTGGCGGTGGCGGTCGTGATCCTCGTCGTGGCCCGCGCCTGGCGCCCGGGGGTGCGCGGATGA